The nucleotide sequence CGCCCATGGCCTTTAGCCGTTTGGTCATTACTTCGGCATAGCAAAATTTACATCCCGCCGAAACCTTGTCGCACCCCGTGGTGGGGTTCCAGGTCATTTCCGTCCACTCTATGCTTGATTGTGCCATGGTTACTCTTTTATGCTGTATTCGACAATGACCTTTTTCTTAAATACATTGTCATAGTTTACTTTAGGAGCTATACCTTCATATTGTATCCGTGTTTTCAACTTTTTAAATACGGGTTGCGTGTGCTTCGGTATATGACCGCGTTCAAAAGTAAAAAGAAGTACGTCTTTATTTGATTTCAATTCTCCATTCAATAGTTTCTCTTCAAGTTCATGCTGAAAGCTCTCAATCTTTGTCATTTTCTGTCCGTCAAACATATCCAATTGACCTTTTTTCTGATCATCATCAATATCAAAATTAGCTTCTCCGTTGATCTGATTCGTACTCCAGGCAATTCTCAGGAATTTATCAACAGCCCGAAAGTGTTTCGCACCGAAGATGATACCATAGATATTTGGGCCTTTTTTAATCGAATAGGGAAACAATTTGAGATCGGTTGATTTGGGTAGACGAGACTCGATTTTCCCTAACACTGCCCGATGCATAAGCTTCTGACTTGTTTTCTCAAGTTCTTCCGGATCAAAATCCAGAACCCTTTTAAACTCATCAGTCAGACCAAGTCGCTTAAAGTAGGAAGAGGAAACATAATACAAGAAATCTAATGTATTGAGCTTCTCTAATGCGGTGATATACTCTTTTGAGATAAACTTAATCCCATTTTGATCAAGGAAAACCAATGAGGGATATTTATCCATAGCCGGAAGCAATTCAAAAAATAATTCCCCTGCATCCTGATTGTAATAGTTGATCTGTGCAAAATGCTTGAACTTCGGATGCTCTTCGAGAAAATCTTCACAGTTTTTCTGCAAAAGCTGGTATTTCTTTGAATCATATTCATTGAAATGCAATGTGATTTTCGTCTTCTTTTGGAAAATCTGTCCTAAAAATGAATCAATTTTTTCGAGTACCCGAATAGAGCTTCCTGCGATCTTCTCAGCATCGTAGCCTGGACCAGAGAAAAAATCGAAAATGTGGATTTCTGGAAAGCCGTGCAATACAACGGTTGGAATCCATTCTTGCGCATATGCTTCGAACATTTCAAGTTTTGCTATAGTT is from Cryomorphaceae bacterium and encodes:
- the tcmP gene encoding three-Cys-motif partner protein TcmP, giving the protein MPSKDIHLEPFDKGTIAKLEMFEAYAQEWIPTVVLHGFPEIHIFDFFSGPGYDAEKIAGSSIRVLEKIDSFLGQIFQKKTKITLHFNEYDSKKYQLLQKNCEDFLEEHPKFKHFAQINYYNQDAGELFFELLPAMDKYPSLVFLDQNGIKFISKEYITALEKLNTLDFLYYVSSSYFKRLGLTDEFKRVLDFDPEELEKTSQKLMHRAVLGKIESRLPKSTDLKLFPYSIKKGPNIYGIIFGAKHFRAVDKFLRIAWSTNQINGEANFDIDDDQKKGQLDMFDGQKMTKIESFQHELEEKLLNGELKSNKDVLLFTFERGHIPKHTQPVFKKLKTRIQYEGIAPKVNYDNVFKKKVIVEYSIKE